The Oikeobacillus pervagus genome has a segment encoding these proteins:
- a CDS encoding PulJ/GspJ family protein gives MKMKKQLHLMARLKAKIYDKHGLTLVEILAAITIFAILAPIIWGVLVTGQKIYVKQSTEVQFRDDADYVVTLVMNEFYSEPFNYVEKCGKNCIKIIQSERTTLAPVEKDSLKYYEVEKEEITAEETRIEIIEENGKTSYKMNDQILETESDFTGSTLEFFCPNENKKDEKCSSGIIKLTNNMSQPGKTDQSLTLESEFGF, from the coding sequence ATGAAAATGAAAAAGCAACTACACTTGATGGCACGATTAAAAGCGAAGATCTACGATAAACATGGATTAACACTCGTGGAAATACTGGCAGCCATCACGATATTCGCCATCCTAGCTCCGATTATTTGGGGTGTATTGGTGACGGGGCAAAAAATATATGTAAAACAATCAACAGAAGTTCAGTTTCGTGATGATGCAGACTATGTCGTTACTTTAGTGATGAATGAATTTTATTCAGAACCATTTAATTATGTGGAAAAATGCGGGAAAAATTGCATAAAAATAATCCAATCCGAAAGGACAACACTTGCTCCAGTAGAAAAGGATTCCTTGAAATATTATGAGGTAGAAAAAGAAGAAATAACTGCTGAGGAAACTCGAATTGAAATAATTGAAGAGAATGGAAAAACCTCATATAAAATGAATGATCAAATTTTGGAAACAGAGTCTGATTTCACAGGTTCGACTTTAGAATTTTTTTGTCCAAATGAAAACAAAAAGGATGAAAAATGTTCAAGTGGCATTATTAAGTTAACAAACAACATGAGCCAGCCTGGAAAAACAGATCAATCATTAACATTAGAAAGCGAGTTCGGATTTTAA
- a CDS encoding PilW family protein: MSKIVLKNQKGFTLIELLLSVTILSMILLSVMNFFYHSGKYKVMNENKTVAINVARNALMFMEKQDFIKVRGYFLQSNISADRHNESYRLAICDKKYSLLESDSLGKCENIRINNVSYKVSIYPHPDKHFNQDQDPNYYMPIQVKVEWEGNENENEKATTLDGTIKSEDLR, encoded by the coding sequence TTGTCAAAAATTGTCCTAAAAAACCAAAAAGGTTTCACACTCATTGAATTATTGCTTTCGGTCACCATCTTATCGATGATTTTATTAAGCGTCATGAACTTCTTTTATCATTCAGGCAAATACAAAGTCATGAATGAAAATAAAACGGTGGCCATAAATGTGGCGAGAAATGCCTTAATGTTTATGGAAAAGCAAGATTTTATTAAAGTACGAGGTTATTTCCTTCAATCAAATATCAGCGCCGATCGTCATAATGAAAGTTATCGACTTGCTATTTGTGATAAAAAGTATAGTCTTTTAGAATCAGATTCATTAGGTAAATGTGAAAATATTCGGATTAATAATGTCTCATATAAAGTTTCCATTTACCCCCATCCCGACAAGCATTTCAATCAGGATCAAGATCCAAATTATTATATGCCGATCCAAGTGAAGGTGGAATGGGAGGGAAATGAAAATGAAAATGAAAAAGCAACTACACTTGATGGCACGATTAAAAGCGAAGATCTACGATAA